The nucleotide sequence CGAGGGCGCCGATGAACTGACTGTTCTCGAAGATCGGTCGACCGCCGGCCAGCAGGCTACCGCCGGCGGCGACGAGTGAGGCGATCTGGCCCGGGTCCTTGATGTTGGAGGCCAGGTCGGCGGTGGCGGTCCGGAAGGTGCGCGCGGTGTGTGCTTTGTGCGGTACCAACTCGGCAGCTGCCGAGCTGTTGTTGTCCATGCGAAGGGACGCCTTGGCTTCGCCGGCGGAGTCGACGACCACCACATACATGGGAGGAAGCTTGGGGTGGTCCCGCACGTAGCGGACGGCGGCCTCGGCGAGCCGCTGAGCCTGGGCCAGGCTGATCGTCCGCGTCGCGATCGATCCACCGCTGCCGGTGGCGGCCGAGGCGCTGCCGGCAGCCATCTGGCTGACCGCAAGTCCGCCCGCTACCGCCCCCGCTATTCCGAGCATTCCGCGTCTTGTGGCCAGGGTGTTGACGGATTCCTCTGTCATGGCTTGCTCCTACGTCTCTGTACGGAAGGCTCTTACGGATCTCGGGGTCGTTCTTGGGCGTCCTGCCCGCGTCGACGGGCGGGGTTGTTGCCCGCGCCCATGGATGCCTGGTCCGACGGCGGCGATGGCGTGGGGGGCGCCACGCTCTCCCGATCACTTCATGCATGAAGTTATATAGGGGCGTCACTTCATGGCGCAACTGATCCTTCGAAGTAATTCACTTCATGCGTGAAGTGCATGTCTCGCGCCTGAACCGGGATGTCACGGCCTCAGGATCAGCGGAACTCGTCGCTGCCCGCCGCCTGCGCGATGCGC is from Streptomyces sp. NBC_01314 and encodes:
- a CDS encoding heme-binding protein, giving the protein MTEESVNTLATRRGMLGIAGAVAGGLAVSQMAAGSASAATGSGGSIATRTISLAQAQRLAEAAVRYVRDHPKLPPMYVVVVDSAGEAKASLRMDNNSSAAAELVPHKAHTARTFRTATADLASNIKDPGQIASLVAAGGSLLAGGRPIFENSQFIGALAVGGGTPAQDDEVARAALSAL